The Prevotella melaninogenica genome window below encodes:
- a CDS encoding DUF4230 domain-containing protein — MKHFALILSILSLLTVACTDKKSTEEPVAKVIDTIPMLVTQVQQCSRLYTTEYRIHKIITHDDKMKLSGSFMKQDFSVTLPLGDRRIAIPMDATLKAYIDLSGFSDKNIQRQGKELLITLPDPKIVLTSTKINHKEVKEYVALTRHNFTDAELTSYEAQGRKQIIASIPQMGIIEQAQESAARQLVPIFTAMGYKESDITVSFRKKFTLKDLGQVIEVNKKD; from the coding sequence ATGAAACATTTCGCCCTCATACTGTCGATTCTTTCATTGCTGACAGTGGCTTGTACTGATAAAAAAAGTACAGAAGAGCCAGTTGCAAAGGTTATTGATACGATTCCAATGTTGGTAACACAGGTACAGCAATGTTCACGACTTTACACAACAGAATACCGTATTCATAAGATTATCACTCATGATGATAAGATGAAACTGTCTGGCTCGTTCATGAAGCAAGACTTCAGTGTGACTTTACCATTAGGTGATCGTCGAATTGCAATTCCAATGGACGCTACATTGAAAGCCTACATAGACTTATCTGGTTTTAGTGATAAGAATATTCAACGCCAAGGAAAGGAACTTCTCATTACCCTACCCGATCCAAAGATTGTTCTTACTTCAACAAAGATTAATCATAAGGAGGTGAAGGAATATGTGGCACTGACACGTCATAACTTTACGGATGCTGAACTTACAAGTTATGAAGCACAAGGAAGAAAACAGATTATAGCTTCTATACCACAGATGGGTATCATCGAACAGGCACAAGAAAGTGCTGCACGACAGCTTGTTCCGATCTTTACTGCTATGGGGTATAAAGAATCTGACATAACTGTCTCATTCCGCAAAAAGTTTACTCTGAAGGATTTAGGACAGGTGATTGAAGTAAATAAAAAGGATTGA
- a CDS encoding DUF4230 domain-containing protein: METRTPENIITEQKKNDIKPNKKGLLSRFLSFNKGCLLTFLIIISICVGLFYWFNSSNKISISADQRIDITPTQIQQIQDIGQWEFLAINDEELIDTVSRGFFSDSELVRIYYGTVRLGVDLHQTEPHWLRVENDSVIVAKLPPIGLLDTNFIDEAKSRSFFEKGDWTSADREQLYNRAYKKMLARCMTTENIRIAEKNAKQQFTQFLRSMGYKNIKVEFVSKKQ; encoded by the coding sequence ATGGAAACAAGAACACCTGAAAATATAATAACAGAGCAAAAGAAGAATGATATTAAGCCGAATAAGAAAGGACTTCTTAGTCGTTTCTTATCATTTAATAAAGGCTGTCTGCTGACCTTTTTAATCATCATTAGTATTTGTGTCGGTCTATTTTATTGGTTTAATTCATCCAATAAGATAAGTATATCTGCTGATCAGCGTATTGATATAACGCCAACACAGATACAACAAATACAAGATATAGGTCAGTGGGAATTTCTTGCAATCAATGATGAAGAACTCATAGATACGGTGAGTCGTGGCTTTTTCTCTGACTCAGAACTTGTGCGTATCTATTATGGTACGGTTCGTTTAGGTGTTGACTTGCATCAGACAGAACCTCATTGGCTTCGTGTTGAGAATGACAGTGTTATCGTTGCAAAGTTGCCACCTATTGGATTACTTGACACTAACTTTATCGACGAGGCTAAATCACGCTCATTTTTTGAGAAAGGAGACTGGACTTCGGCTGATCGTGAACAACTCTATAATCGTGCCTATAAAAAGATGTTAGCTCGTTGTATGACAACTGAGAATATTAGAATTGCTGAGAAAAATGCTAAACAACAGTTTACTCAGTTCCTCCGTTCTATGGGATATAAAAACATTAAGGTTGAGTTTGTCTCAAAGAAACAATAA